The DNA region AAGTGAATGAAACTTGAGAGATTAAGACGTAAtttacctttttctttttggaaaactaatgaaaatggtttgaaaactttgagttttaattataaggacaaaataaagggtaaagtgaatagtaccaggattgactttttagtgtaaaaatgtgatttttcgttaaaatgaacagtaccaggtgcttttcgttaaagttccttttctttttaatgtcaataacattttttgtttatttatttattatctgCTATTTTCTAATCATCCAAAAGCCAAACGGGGAAGAGGgacagaggaagagagtgaggcCGAAAACAATGGAGAGAACAGCACCGAGAAAGCCTCGCAGAGACACTGCCGATATGCTGACGTGGAAAGAGGTCCCACACTCCGACTCTCCGGCCACCGCCTCCTCCGCCCACCGCTCTCATCAGGTTGCTTTACCTTCCACTTTGAACACCTACTTAGTAGTCAAATGTCAatttcttcttgttttctttcttggtGGTGATGTATTGAGAAATAATTAAGCTCAAGCGGTGCATTTCAGCCGTCCGATGGAATCAGCAAGGTGCTCCATGGCGGTCAGATCACTGATGAAGAAGCTCAGAGCCTCAACAAACAGTAAGATCTCTTCTCTCAGCTCAGATCCAGCTACTAATTTAGTAATGCATGCTTCGTTACTGTAATTTTCTGCTAATGGCTGGCCCATTAACCTGCTCAAACTGCTGAATCAAGGCTACAAGCATTTCTGTTTTCTGATCAGAAAAATATCAACTTTGATTGTTTTATATGCATGTGATCTTAATTTATCTCTTGTGATAAGACGATATTCTAAATTGCTCTAATCTACGAGACGGTGGCACTGGCTTGGCCGACTAGCCTAACCCACGTATGCTTGATTGATGTGATCTTTATTTAGTGTATGGTCTACAAATGCATGCAATGAAACCCAATAATTTCGTTtctctttttcaaaatttacctATCTTAGATCCCGCAAGAAATCACTGCTTTTGAGTATATGGTTAATCACCAATATTGTAGTGTAAATCTAAAACCCAGACGAAATGCGGTACAGGAAGCCTTGTTCAGGCCATAAATTGAAGGAGATTACTGGAAATGGTATATTTGCAGCTGGGTCAGGCAAGGATGCTGCACCAGAATCTAATGATGCTAGTAACAAAACGGGGCTTCGTATTTATCAGCAAGCACTCAATGGAGTCAGTCAAATCTCATTCAGTGTTGATGAACATGTCACGCCCAAGAAGCCTGTCACTGTTCCTGAGGTTGCCAAGCAGCGTGAATTGAGTGGGACATTGCAGTCCGACTCAGATTCAAAATCCAAGAAGAGCGTATCAAATGCCAAGTCCAAGGAACTCACTGGAAATGACATCTTTGGCCCTCCTCCTGAAGTCTTGCCTCGATCATTGGCTGCTGCTCACACCCTGCAAACTAGACAAACCAGAGACATGGGGGAACCTGCACCCCGAAATCTGCGCACCTCTGTCAAAGTTTCCAATGTGAGTTCACTGATTCTTTTTCGTTTTTGTGAATGAATGTTttcattcatattttcattCCGCAGCTTTAGTtatgataattaattaattaggaaatGCAACACTAGATAAATTGGACTTCCGTAATTTTGGTTTTGAGCTGTGCAATTGAGGGTTCTCCTGTTTAGGGTCTTTTGTCAAATAGTCGTCTGGCATGTTAGCGATGAGACTGTTAGTTTGGACCATACATTCCAAAAAGAATTAATTGGACCGAGGGTTCAAAATTGATAGCCTAGAAACTAGAAAGATAGTCTGCTGGTGAACACTTTCCTGTAATCCAAGTATATATTTATTACTCTGCCGAATAATGCTGGACTATCTTGCGAAGtaacatttcttgaattctagTGTTGAAATTTACTTTTTGTGACACAGCCTGCTGGAGGTCAGAGTAATATTATGTTCAGTGAGGAACCTGTTTCCAAGACTCCAAGGAAAATACATAACCAGAAGTTTGCGGAGCTGACGGGGAATGATATATTTAAGGGAGATGTTCCTCCAGGATCTGCTGAAAAGCCCCTGAGCACGGCTAAGCTGAGAGAGATGAATGGCAGCAACATCTTTGCTGATGGAAAGGCATCATCCAGAGACTATCTGGGTGGTGTTCGTAAGCCCCCCGGTGGAGAAAGCAGCATCGCCTTGGTGTAACTCATAATCCCTGACTTGTTACTTTCCTTTATCTTCAAATAAAGTCGGTCCCATAGTATGATTTTCCATAGTGAACTTTGTACTGACATGTTAAACCCTGATGAGATGAGCATCTTTGATCTCTAGGATTTTGGAGCTGTGGATGTGAGACTGAGTTGTAACTATACATTTACATTATGGGTAGGGCATGAAATGTCGTCGGAAAAATTGCTGGAGGGTTTGGCTGATTGGGTTATTTCAAGCATGGTTATCTCAGTCGTTTCAAGCTTGCGTTTACTTGTTTCAGGACCTATTTCGTTTACAAAATAGATGATAATTTAAGAATTTTCAAACTCTTCTTCTATTTGCTAGGTCCAGTCATCGACGTCAAGAAAATCTGGTTGAGACCCTGTTTTTCGGATCGAAAAAGGTGGATAACTCCGTAATTTAAGTTGATTTTAAGGGAAATGATTTTCCTACTTTTTTCTCCCCACGCACTGCTCCTTCCTTTTTCGTCCTAGTGATTGGATTGAATAAATGAAGAAATCCGTGATAGAAAGTTTAGAGTGCAGAAGGAGAAAATAAGGATGCGGAAGGTAATTTTCCATTTTAATTATTTGAAGAAAGTTTACAATTTAACTCTAGCTTGTTAGACTCTGctaaaagaaaatggaaaatacCAAGTCAATGAAGCACTCCTCAGTCCTCATTGGTGTGGTGTGTATACACCCGGTGGCGTGGGGACGTGAAATGAAAGTTTCTCTCCTAAAAGGATTTGCCATCGAGTTCTCAAGAGCAATTGTTCAAGGTCTTCATAGATTGGCTGTAAACTACGAAATTTTAGGCCATCACCAGTGGAGATGGCTATTATAGGGTTATAGGCTAAGTTTTAGCCCAAAATGCCACAAAACTCAATTCTAATAAAGGACTGGGCTAAAAAAAGTTGAGACCCACCAAGCCAAATGTTAGCCGAAAGGCTATTGGGCTAAGTATGTTGAGCCCGCCTAACAGCCCAATTGTGGAGCCTAGCACCAATGCCTTCTGGGGTTCCTTGGCATCTGATTGGACACATGAACCTCAAAACACATGAGGAAAATCATGGTCTGCTAAGAAGTTTTTCTCTCCAGAGTGAGGGGTTTCCTCCTAAGACTCACTCCAACCCTGGGCTATAACCTATAATTCCCTTCCCCCCACCCCtaaaaacccaacccaacccaacccatgtCCTAAAActaacctaaaacctaaaactcatcCCGGGGCCAAGGCCAAATATCGGCCCAAGTTTAGGCCACAAACTGGAGTTGACCCCAGCCGATGAGCCTGAAACCGAGGCTGTGAAGCCCAGACGCCAGCTTGACTCGCTCCACGCGCAGACGCGCTAGAGACTCAGCCGAGGCGGACCCCACCCACGTGGGCATGTCCCTCGGCTGTCATTAGCTGTCTGTAGCCGTTAGGCTACCTTTTTCAATCCAACAGCTGTGTTAATTAGACCAttggttaatccaacggtccacgtttaagtgtttttttttttagttttatatttatatatttattgaaaccAACGGCTTAGATCGAATGCATTCAAatataacggtaaaaaaaaaagaatccaacgactaaaataattaaaaaaaaattatttaactcaaaattcaccaaaaaaactctataaatacctatgtatttgttcaaacatccacacaaaactcacttttctcctacaattcttccgatttttctttctaccatttcttctcatttccaaatttttcaagatggcaaaagagcatgttagaggtcgtaattggactTTTGATGaagatattgctttatgtttgaCATGGATTTCTATTAGCGAAGATGGTGCCGTCagcatgaatcaaaataaaaaggttttgtggggtaaaatctttgataagttccatgaaaactcCAACGCCGGTCGAAGGGAAGCTGATGGTGTTTATGATCGATGGAAGattatcaacaaagcatgcactttgtagaagggaagcttggagagaACCACGGTTGACATGCCTAGTGGAAGGAGGTTCTCAGAAATTGtgagtttctttgttgatattttatttgtcatgtacataataatatttttcaacTAACAAAGtcaatttacaagacaagaactacaccaaaaaatcaagcttttaaGTTGCATCATGCTTGGAATGTCCTCAAGGATTGTCTGAGGTGGGGAACCAATGCAGACCAACAATAGGGAAGATTATTTCATAGTGAAGCCTCGCCCCCAAATGATTTCAATGAAGATGCGAATGAAGGTGTCAATGaaggtgttgaacaaatgaCCCCAACTTCTTCTTTTGCAAGGCCCCCGGGAAGAGATAAGAAAAAGAAAGcgaagagaaaagggaagtcccaAGATCCGATGAGTGGACACATTGCTATTGGAACTGTAAAATTGAGCGAAACCATTGCGCTCACCAAGAAGAAGCGGGCCAAATGCGTTTGcaaatgaaggaagaaggggatagGGAGCAAGAGAGGTTCAAAATAAATTTGATGATGGAGGACCTCAACAAATACACTCCAGAGAGGAAGTACTTACGTGGTAAGCAAAGGGAAATTTTGCTAAGGGATGCCAGAaggagtatatttcaagatgatAATTCATCTCAAGGCTATATCCCAAGTCCACCATTAAGTCCATCACCAAATCAAGAtggtggatatcattattaagtttacgtagtttatgaattttcgattgtattaagtttatgtgattTATTAATTGTCGTTTGTATTGAGTTTATGTACTTTATTAATTGTCGTGcgtattaattattgtttctattaatctagatgccttcaataattaTTGTACTCATTATTCCACACTTTAATTATTGTTTCTAttaattaaagttgaaagtttggtaAGTTTCATGTgtcgatttagtgatttttcaatatttatcggaatttaaatatttttagattaaaatgttcataaaattaaattacgatagtatacataatttttttttcaaaaaaaaaaaagttaatgtaagagataaaaaaaaaatagcctaaattcattcctTAATAATccggggctaaaattttaggcccgAAAGGTTGGAGTAAAAAAGCTGTTTAtaggctaaaacctaaatttcttaggctaaatatttttaggttttaggccaggattggagatggtctaagtgaGGTTGGCTTACTCCTCCATGGATCTCTCACTCTGGATTGACTTCCACTAATCAACACCGCAAATGCGAATCTTCGAGATTCCTGTTTAGGAGGAAGATGTGTAGAGCGTCGGATTTTATCGATGCTCAGGTGTTCTCACCACCTTCTTGCCTCTACTAGGCCTTGTTGCCTTTGTTGCTTGTGGGTTCTTTCGTAGTCCCGACGCACTCACACTTGGGTTCCTGAAGCAATCcacaaatccactacacttagttgtatattgtattatgtgttcttgCAGATACCCTTATATATGAACTAGACATTCATAACTAAAATCGAGCCTGTAGTTTTGATTTTAGTGCCATTGAAACTTGAAGTTTTCATTCgaaacataccacatgaaacctgtagctttcatactaaaattaaaccaatacatatcTATAGAACCCGAATGTTCTACAATGTATGTCTATGGTTTTCCATATGACTAACCACGTTTTTTTTGGTACCCTCTGTTttaggaacatgtcgaacttgaacccCCCCCCCTATTTTTCTAAGTTTATGGTTTAaatttttggacaatttttctaagtccttggaattatttgtttggtttttggtttgttttgaattatggataattatttttatggatattatttctcgattgattaattgaatgactggaattatatttatgcatgtgacagattcaattaatttatttctatatatGACTAgtagggaagttagttgtctggctggTAGTGGTATCACGCAAATTTAATTATCCGATTAAGTCAattcgactggataatgctggaaagtttacgtcacagactttttacgattattgcatgtctgttgggattgaagttgaacatcctgtaccccatgttcacacctaaAATGacctggcagaagctttcataaagcgcctTCAAATGATAGCTCAAACTTTGATTATATGAACCGAATTCCCGATATCTGcctggggccatgcaatattgcacgcaactATGTTGGTCCACCTGAGGCCCATCACTACCCAACCTCATtcaccgttacagttggttattgAATATGAGCCTAACATCTCGCATTTACATGTGTTTAGATGCACAGTCTATGTGCCAATAGTGCCgccactacgtaccaaaatggatCCTCAGAGAAGaatgggaatctatgttggTTATGACTCGTCACCAATTATTTGCTACTTAGAGCCCTTAATAGGAGATATCTTTACCACACGTTTTGCAGAttatcactttgatgagacagttttcccgTCATTAGGGGGAGACAAGAACATAACGTTCCTGTAGAACGCTACGAGTTGTCGTGGATTACTCACACTTTGTCTCTTTTAGATCCCCACACTGCCtagtctgaaactgaagtgcgTCGTAttctagatcttcagagcattgctcaaagaATGCCAGATGCTTTTACTGATCTTGCAAATGTGATGAGATCACATATACCTCCTACAAACGTACCTACAAGGATGGACGTACTTAACGTACATCGCAACACCGCCTTGGAAGGCTGAACCGTCCCCGAAGGTGGGGCAGGCGCACCTCCCACACGGCTCGGTACAGTCGCGGCTTACCAATCATCTGCTCCTACCTTGAAcggtggcagaccccttggttcaaaggattcacaactcTAGAAGAGGAAAACGGTACAAACTAGTAACCCTAATCTGAATCTGACCACCGCTTACTCATTTGTTCCAACGCATGAgattattctagattacggtgatgtcTTAGTTGAGACAAACCGGCCTCCTGAGAATCGCGAGATTTTGGTCCATTAAGCATTATTGATGAGGAATGGAATCAGAATGAGATGATTCTCGATGATGCATTCGCGTATATAATTGCTACcgacatcatgcttagcgatgacattgaaccatattccattgatgaatgtcgacgtagaaccgattggttaaactagaaacaagcaatCTAGGTCGAACTCGATTTTCTTGCAAAACGCAAGGTGTTTAGGCCCGTAGCTCCTACTCCACCACATATGAAGCCCgtgggctacaagtgggttttcgtgaggaaacgtaatgagaaaaataaaataatgtgaTATAAATCATGCTTGGTagtgcaaggcttctctcaatgccctgggattgactatgaggagacgtattcccccATAATGGACATCATAACATTccactaccttatcagtttggtagtttccgaaaaactaaatatgcaacttatggacgtggtaacaGCGTATTTCTATAGGGATATAGGTACAGAAATCTACATTGACTggctcaaatagttctagaccatggAACACCCTCTTGATTAGATTGAGGAGATCACTCTACCGATTGAAACAATTcgggcggatgtggtataaccgactgagtgaatatttgacaagtcagggttatgtgaacaacaaaCTATGCTCATACGTGTTCATCAAAAAGTCACATTCTGGATTTGCgatcgttgcagtttatgtcgacgacatgaaCCACGTCAAAACTCTTGTAGAGGTTGAAGAAATTGTTGTTCACTTgaaatcagaatttgagatgaaagatcttggaaaATTCGATTTTGTCTCGGCCTGGAGATCGAGAATTGTTctgatggaatcctagtacatcaatcgaactactcccaaaaggtgttgcgaccttttaatgaggataaagcgaagcctttgAGTACTCATGTGGTCATTCAAAatctagatgctaaacgagatcccttctttcctgaagaggatgaggaagagattttggagcctgaagttccatacATGAGTGCAATTAGTGCTTTATTGTACATGGCTCAAtacactagacccgacatctcctttgtTGTTAATCTTTTTGCTAGATATAGCAACGTGCCTACACGTAGAcattggaatggtgttaaagacattttttgcTACCTCAAAGATAcgacggatttgggcttgttctacacCCATTAATCCTCGAGATGAGATGCCGCCCCCTTGGTCCTCAGGTTAATTCCCGCCTCGTTGGTTATACAGATGCTAGTTATCTGTCTAACCCGCATAGGGCACGTTCTCAAACGAGCTATGTCTTGGAGGTTTACCAAGAAAACATTAGTTGCGACTTCTTCGAACCATGTTGACATTCTCGCCTTGCATGAAGCCTCACGTGAGTGTTTTTGGTTGAGAGTagttatggaacatattcgaagcatAGTGGTTTTACTTTcgtcgttgaccttcctacaacgatctttgaagacaatgtaaCATATATCGAGCAATTAAAAaggggatacatcaagggagacaacaccaagcatatagcGCAGAAGTTCTTTTACTTtcaccagcaacaacaacatcagaacattaaagtcaagcaaatccgttctcaggacaacctggccgatctcttcaccaagtcattgcccaagtctaattttcagaagctcgtccaagaAATAGGTATGCTTAAATTATCTAAGTTaaattgcttgtagttctcttatttggaagcTATGTCTAACTCAGagggagtatccagaagcatACTCATGTGATCTTAATGAACTTTTTTTCccacgattaggagcatttttcccactaggtttttgctacctaataaggttttgatgaggcacccattctgggatgatcatacttcgttgagttcactactttcgtcctgtttgatgtttgttttagacattatgcatatttCTCACCTTCTCCTTAGTTTATGGGGTTTTACCTACCTTAGGTTTTAGCAAGGTTATGTGAGTTTTTCCATCAATGCATAGtttctttaaatttgagactcatATTCGTCTGTTGtgtcgacgacttcatcaaccgTTCTACCTCAACTGCTAAAGACATGATGCGAAGTTTTGTTTGAGTAATTACACACTCAAGGAGAAGTGTTGCATtcttattagattaggaatatgatcatgtaaatcctagtgtatttAGGATATCTTagaatattccctttagtagatATTAtcatattagagttgtaatcctattagggtaaggctttaacctatcctactactataaataaaggcacaatagaGTGATACAACACAGACCTCATAATTACATCTCTCTTTCTTGTCGCCGGCCCTCTCCCTCTAGTTCTAAATACATTTAAGTTAATTAGGCTTGCAAcagttttgggtttttttttttccgtttgtTTTTTGGGTCTTTTATGTTGTATGTAATTGGGCCTCATCTTGTGTAATTTTGTTGTGTTGTTACTTGTTAATGAAGTttctttgaccaaaaaaaaaaaggcctgaTTTGGCCATATTTCACTTAATTAGAAAACATGATTTGGAAAAGTTCAAATACAGACCGCATATTATAGGtattttaattgaaaaacatGATTCTACTTAATCATTATTATCTTGACTCATTTTAATCCATTTTCACATTCTATCCACCTTAAAAAATCATGTCTCAATAACCTTTTTTTCATATGATATAAGAAGTACTTAATAAATGCAAAGagtaaacttaaaactaataaattattaagggGCTATATTTAGcccttttggttggagatgatataTAATATGGCCtagtattgttcattaaaaaataattttttacagggCTATAATTCTAGACGGAGCTATATATAGCCctttcagttggagatgacATTCATTTACTAAACTAGTGAggttatttttgttaaattagaggGAATCGAACCCTAAACTCACACTAATTATAACCCATTGTAGTCATCCCTCCCTATCGAtctaaagaaagaaagaaagaaagcttTACAATGACCACTATTCTAAAAATTCCTGTCTAGATGTTAGGTGGCTAACCACTGTTCTGATTAGtccctaggcgtttgaaaattaagaaattatgtCTAGACCCGCTTAGGCATCTGCCTAGCCCATATAAACCTGCCTAGACATCCGCTTAGGTCGCGATTCTGATTTAGATAGAAGAtctataactttcattttgcattataATTTctcaataaaatgtaagagacttgttgaatacttgcaagaacactcattatatgcttgttccctcTGTTTCAATATATTTtaacactttataatttatttcattttattttgcaatttatgtatcccaATATGATTATGCAtgtgtttttaagtataaacagacacttatttatacaatatataataaatgtaCTTCTCGTGGATGtcaaattcgataccaaattaggttgcccattgtgtggctttagccgaactccccctccccttagtgtaaaatatatcgttgtactaaaaaaaatataaaaaataaatgtacttaaatccgcctaggccccTACCTAAGCCCTACCttgccgcctaggcgctaggccccaaccTACTGCCCGACTAGCAATTGACGTCTTTTGAAACCTTGACAATGACACGGAAGAAATgggaaaacaaaagagaaaatgaaacattaaaaatattgaacaaacaaaaaattaaatagggtaaatgacaaaaaactacctcaactattggtatcatgacactttcatacctcatcttttaaaattgacactcatcttttaaaattgacaatgtcatacctcatcttacgaatttgtgccaatgtcagaCATCCGTTAGTTTTTCTATTAAtttctctgttaaatgctgatgtggctagAGACGAGACCTactcactaatccaactggattaaaaaataataaatattttttaataattaaatattcaaaaattaaaaaaaattaaaaactaaacaaataaaaaatgccTAGGGATGCGGGCCTTCCTTTCTCCCACCCACAccaacctttctctctctcttctctttatcTTCTCCCATCTTCCCCCCAACCCAAACCCAGATCCCACCCTGACTCATCCTCATCCCCGTCTTCAACAAGATAGTTGATGTCAAAACCCTCGGCCGCTACTGCGTTGTTTCCCGCcacttcctcatcctccttaaACATAACCAAATTTCCTTCACCTGAACATGAAACAACACCATGTAACCTTCAAGactttaaaaattacaaaattcatcaaaatttcaTAGCACATTACATGCAAACCCAGATCTGCCCCCCCCCAAACCATTAAATTCAATAACAAAtccacataaaaattaaaaaaaaataaaaattcaataacAAATCCACACCAAAAACACAACCCAGAAGCAAAAAGTTCTAAAATTTCATAGAAAttcgaaattcaaaatttttttggATACCTTGAAGGAGTGGCAGGGCTTGCAGCCTATGAGTTGTAGAGAGGTCATCATCAACAAACCTTCCATGAGCACCTGGAGGAGGCCGATCTCCCTAATTTTTTCACCTTCCCTCCCTCTAAAACGGCGCGGTGCAGCCTCAGCCATTCCTT from Malus domestica chromosome 01, GDT2T_hap1 includes:
- the LOC103432653 gene encoding uncharacterized protein, with amino-acid sequence MERTAPRKPRRDTADMLTWKEVPHSDSPATASSAHRSHQPSDGISKVLHGGQITDEEAQSLNKQKPCSGHKLKEITGNGIFAAGSGKDAAPESNDASNKTGLRIYQQALNGVSQISFSVDEHVTPKKPVTVPEVAKQRELSGTLQSDSDSKSKKSVSNAKSKELTGNDIFGPPPEVLPRSLAAAHTLQTRQTRDMGEPAPRNLRTSVKVSNPAGGQSNIMFSEEPVSKTPRKIHNQKFAELTGNDIFKGDVPPGSAEKPLSTAKLREMNGSNIFADGKASSRDYLGGVRKPPGGESSIALV